Genomic DNA from Trichocoleus desertorum ATA4-8-CV12:
AGAGAAAGCACCATTACTCCCGCCCGCTGACTTAAAAGGGTTTCTGACTCAACTGGCGTGTGGTGAGTTGCCTACTAATGGACAGTTGGTAACGTTAGCTCACGATTTGGGCGTTCCAACAGAAGTTTTGATGGAACTACGCGATCGCGTCCGTCGTGGCAACAGCAACAAGAAAGAAGGGCAGACGAATGGAACTTGAACATCTCGTTGCGAAAATTTTCGGTGATAACCAGTGGGGGATTGGATTTAGCCCAGAATGTTTTTTGCTGTCCGTACCGTCTCAAACTGAAGCCTTTAAACTTGCTTCACTCGAACCTGAAACACTAGCAGAGTGGGCAAAAAAATTTGGTAAAGCGGCAACCTTGATCAAGTATCCAGGCGGCAACGCTTATCGAATTCCTGCAACAATGGCTGAATCAGAGGTCAGTATGGGCGAAGAAACACTAATTCTTGATCCAGAAAATCCATTAGTAGAGATTTATGCGCTATCTCTGTCTCCTTGCCTATATAGAGAAATTGGTTGGTTTTTAGAAAATCCGACACAAGCTGGTGGTATCGTGCGAGTTGCTGATAATCAGCAGGTAGCGATGTCCTGCGCTAATGCTAAAAAGAGCGCAGACTTTACAGCCGGAGCTGGAGTCAAAAAAGCAGTCAGTTGGAAACGTGAGAACTTTTGGCATCCAGGTGATCTTAACGATTTCGATCGAAACTGGAAGCAGGAGATAGAACCAAACAATCCAAATAGCTGGATTGAGTACAAATGGAGGTCGTTTGATCCAGAATTAGGACTAAATTCCGAAGCTGGCTGGATTGAGTTTGTTAATCGTTACAAACTACTTGTAGACGAACTTGGAAACAGTTATCACGTTTCCTGGAACCTGGGAATGAATGATATAGCCAAACCTGTAGGGGTATAGGAGATTGCTATGACACAAGCAGTAGTTAAGCAACGATTTACCTTTACTGAGTGGCTCACCTACAACGATGGGACTGACACCCGTTATGAATTGGTAGACGGGGAATTAATCCCAATGAGCATCGGCAAAGGGAAGCACGGCGCGATCGCAGACTTTCTCAATGACAACTTCAAAGCTGAAATTTCACGCCAAAGCAAGCCTTGGACTTCCAAGCTGTTTTCAATCGGGGTACGTTCTCCCCGTGCTGGGCGATGGGACACTGCCAGAATTCCTGATGTAGTAGTTCTTGCAGTAGAGCAGTGGGAGGCTATGCTCGACCGCGAAGCAGTGATTGAGTTGTATGAACCACCTCCGATCCTAGTCACTGAGGTTGTGAGTGAGAGTACTCAAAGCCAAGACTACAAAGCAAAACGTGCTGAGTATGCGGTACTCAATATCCTTGAGTATTGGGTGGTAGACCCCATTCAGGGAAAGGTCACAGTTTTTAATCTCGATGAGGGGATTTATGAGGGCAGGGAGTTTGTGGAGAGCGAGATAGTCGCTTCATCCGTCTTTCCTGATCTAAACCTCACCACAACTCAAGTTCTGGCAGCAAGGGCATAAGCATGTTTGCAGGAGTGCAGGAGCGATCGCTATGACACAAGCAGTTGTTAGACCAAGAGTGAGCTTTGAGGAATATATCGACATCTGTGCTCAGACTGAGGAGCGGTATGAATTGGTGCGAGGAGATGACCCCATTCAGTCTCCGGCCTTCAAATGCTTAAACTTGACAGCCAATCAGGTTTGCTCAACTGAAAGGAGTCAGAGTTAATGTCAACGACACCTATCCTGCAAACGCCAAGCAAGGACTACCCTGAAACGATTGATAACTGGGCCGTCCTCAAAGAGCTGGAAACGCTCCAAGAAAGGATTCAGGAGCAGGAAGTAGCCGAGTACGTTGCACCTTTCGACAACCGGGAAGCCCTTCAAAAACTTGAGTTAGAGAAGGACGAGCTATCCGCCGTCATTACTTCAATCGGGTTCAGCTCCATTCTGACTGGTTTGACTACCTTCTCAATAGGTTTACTCGGACTGCTTTTAGCATGGAAACCGATGGTCAGACTGGAAAAAGTGGCCCGTCTGATCAAACTCATGAAGTTGATTTTGGAGAATTTTGAGGAGTTGGGCGTAGAGATGTTACCCCTCCACAAAACTCCCAAAGCTCAACCGATTGACTTGATTGTTAGATTCCCAGGCAAGGAATTCCTACTTTTCGCCATTCGCTCTCACGGTGAGTCAACGGTTGTTTATAACCAGAACAAAGAAGCTCTGTATCATAAGCGGGGTCAGAAGGGCATGAGCCGATGGAAGCCTGACCCTCTCGATGATCTGGCAGAGCAAGAGTTTTGGCTGAGAAAAAACAGGCGCAATTTCTTTGGCGGCACTGCCAAAGGGAGTCGTAGACCGATGGCAAAAGTTTTAATTGTTTGGGGGCAAACTCGATTAGACGATCACCAAGAACAGTTGTACGCTAACGTAGATAATCAAAAGTTTTTATTTATCCGCAGAGAGAAAGGAGGAGCGTTCTATGTGATCCACCAAACTCAGGTGATTGAATTCATGCGAGCGTATCTCGCTCACCGTCAGTCACAGGAAGAAGCAGTTTAGATTGTTTAAAAGTTTGAACTCCCAACGTCGGGTATCGACAGAGGGAGTTCGATAAGCGGAACCAGGGTCTTAATTTTTTGCTCGCCAGCAAAACCCGACGTTCAATCGGAAGGGCTTGGATGCCCTCGTCTTCAATCCTAACCCATCTTCTATGGGATTGCATCAGGATATCACTGGATTGCTTATATGACGCAACTTTCAGCGATCTTTGAAGATTTGACGAAGCCACCTCTTAAACAGAGAGTGGGGCTTCGATTCGATTGTTAATCTCGGTGACTCTGGTTCCTTTGACCCCCCACAAATCAAAGGAACTTCCAAGTGCCACAACTTTTACTATTTGGAGCTTCTGAGGATCTGCGAGAGCCTCAGTCTCCATCCAATCCCAAATCAACCCCAACGCAATCCCACTCTCCTCAAGCTCAGTGGATTGCATGCTACGTTGTCCACCAAGTTGCAATTCAGCCTGAGCCAGAAACAGCAAATCCAGCAACCCTTTCACATCCTGACGGAGCTTGCCTCAAGCGGCAGGAACCCATCAGCATCACCGATCTAGAGCTAGAGGCTAACCTTTGCTCTGCCGCCTGTGGGTGGGTCGTTGTTCTCACTTGGTTCGCAGCCCCCTGCCAAAGCCAAGGGGGTGGACAATGAACCGCTCTCGGGTTCTAGGTTTTGGGCGCAAGGCTCGATCGCTGCCGACTACCTCCTGTCAGGTGCCGCGATCGCTAGAGGCATTCAGAGACAAGATTGAACAAGAATTTTGTCAGGGATCAGGGATTGATCCCGAACTGTTTGAAGCAGCGATCGCCGTCGAGCTAGACCTGAAGCAACTGCCAGGAGGAGAGGTAGAAACACCCCTGCATGACGCTCTCAACTGGCAATTCCGCCGCTTCCGCCACCAAGCTAATAGCAGTCAGTATGGAGCCCTCTTCCTCAATGAGGACGGGAGCTGTTGGCAAGCGAAGTTAGCTTGCCCCAACTGGGACGCCACAAAGAGACAGTTCCGCAAATACGAAAGCGTTTACCAGGGTGGGAGCCGCGCTTATCTGCCAGCCATCGACCAGGCCACTCGCCAAAAAATTGCTGCCCGTTATGGTTGTGACTGCCCTCCTGAAGGCGAAAGCTTTTGGCGCTGGTTGGAGGAGCATCCAGAAATTCCGATTATTTGGACTGAAGGCGGTAAGAAAGCGTTGTGCTTGCTCAGTGATGGCTATGTGGCGATCGCCCTGTTTGGCGTTTATGGCGGGCATCGCAGTAAGGATGCCTTGGGTAATGCCGTCTTACCTTATCTGATTCCTGATGTGCAGCGCTTCTGCCAAAGCGGCAGGCGACACATCCTCGGCTTTGACCAAGACGTGAAAGAGCAGACTCGGCAAAAGGTCACGAGGGCACTGTCGGGGTTGGCTGGCCTGCTAGCGAAGACAGGTGGCACAGTGGCGATCGCGCAATGGGACCAAGAGCAAGGCAAAGGCGTGGACGACTTGGTTGTGAACCAGGGACGAGCGGCTTGGAACCGAGCTTATGAGCAAGCGTTGAGCTTGGAGCAGTGGCTGGTTCACACTTACCGCTCTTTGACCTATCAAGCTCAAGTGGTTGTGAACCAGCGCTATCTCGGGGAGCTCTTCATTCCAGACTCCGCCCGGCTCATTTGCCTCAAAGCGCCCAAAGGGACGGGGAAGACAGAAGCGATGATCGCTCTAGTTCAAGCGGCGATTGAGCGGGGGCAACGGGTCTTGATCCTCACCCATCGCATTCAACTCGGTCAAGCCCTCTGCGATCGCTTCGGTATCAACTACGTCACAGAAATCCGTGACTCCCAGACCGGAGACCTATTGGGGTACGGTGTCTGCGTGGATTCCTTGCATCCGCAGTCGCAAGCAAAATTTCAAGCGGAGCACTGGAAAGACCCGCTCGTCATTATGGACGAAGCAGAGCAAGTCATTTGGCACACGCTCAACGCCGCGACTGAGGTTAAGCGCCATCGGGTGGCGGTGCTGCGGGAATTGAAGCAACTGTTGATCAATGCACTTCATCCCAATGGCAAAGGGCGGGTGATCCTATCGGATGCTGACCTCACAGACCTCTCCATTGACCTGGTTAAGGGGGTAACGGGACAGCCAGAGCTAACTCCTTGGATTGTGCGCAACGATTGGAAGCCGGAGCAAGGCGCTAACATTTACCACTACGACCAGACGACCCCAGCCCTCTGGTACAGCCGCTTGAAAGCGCATTTGCAAACCACCTGCAAAGCCGTCTTGATCCAACTCAGTGCTCAGAAGCCTCAGTCTACCTGGGGCACTCGCAATGTTGAACGCAACCTGCGCCGTCTATTTCCCGACAAACGCATCCTCAGAATTGATAGTGAGACCATCAGCAATCCTCAGCATCCAGCTTATGGCTGCATCTCTAAACTCAATGAAGTGCTGCGAGAATATG
This window encodes:
- a CDS encoding DUF3854 domain-containing protein, translating into MNRSRVLGFGRKARSLPTTSCQVPRSLEAFRDKIEQEFCQGSGIDPELFEAAIAVELDLKQLPGGEVETPLHDALNWQFRRFRHQANSSQYGALFLNEDGSCWQAKLACPNWDATKRQFRKYESVYQGGSRAYLPAIDQATRQKIAARYGCDCPPEGESFWRWLEEHPEIPIIWTEGGKKALCLLSDGYVAIALFGVYGGHRSKDALGNAVLPYLIPDVQRFCQSGRRHILGFDQDVKEQTRQKVTRALSGLAGLLAKTGGTVAIAQWDQEQGKGVDDLVVNQGRAAWNRAYEQALSLEQWLVHTYRSLTYQAQVVVNQRYLGELFIPDSARLICLKAPKGTGKTEAMIALVQAAIERGQRVLILTHRIQLGQALCDRFGINYVTEIRDSQTGDLLGYGVCVDSLHPQSQAKFQAEHWKDPLVIMDEAEQVIWHTLNAATEVKRHRVAVLRELKQLLINALHPNGKGRVILSDADLTDLSIDLVKGVTGQPELTPWIVRNDWKPEQGANIYHYDQTTPALWYSRLKAHLQTTCKAVLIQLSAQKPQSTWGTRNVERNLRRLFPDKRILRIDSETISNPQHPAYGCISKLNEVLREYDIVIASPSIETGVSIDLVGHFDSVWGCFQGVGATDSVRQTLARLREPVDRHVWIARCGSSRIGNGAIHPNSLFKSQQKAVRIALKLLMNADFDDIATPVDPVYERTWARMACRINAGMLKYRGTVLHGLQEEGHILLCMIPEPEAESDQLKQERDAMKQEATAGHREECLGIEQAEAITDAEAAVLEQQRAKTDTERFQLRKHQLHQRYGIEVTGDLAEKDDNGWLPQLRLHYYLSLGRQYLEERDSRILQNAIASGNGTVWLPDLKGSLLIQQIVGMERLGILELLRPDRELRNSDTDLIQLKERLTVNEWQTKALFGIKINPNASPVTITRQMLKKLGLRLEMIGQPGQRGKQTRVYQVVGHEDGREAVFAAWLARDAARVAEVYPSDTVNSDRNNKGTALLFSSSNSLAAWFKPDCLSDVQEMVAAAKDDPALLTEVFKLVPPPVLKHLGFVA
- a CDS encoding Uma2 family endonuclease; the protein is MTQAVVKQRFTFTEWLTYNDGTDTRYELVDGELIPMSIGKGKHGAIADFLNDNFKAEISRQSKPWTSKLFSIGVRSPRAGRWDTARIPDVVVLAVEQWEAMLDREAVIELYEPPPILVTEVVSESTQSQDYKAKRAEYAVLNILEYWVVDPIQGKVTVFNLDEGIYEGREFVESEIVASSVFPDLNLTTTQVLAARA